Proteins found in one Cellulomonas palmilytica genomic segment:
- a CDS encoding LemA family protein yields the protein MPGGAIAAIVVGVLVVIALLWAVAQYNALVRLRNLVQESWRQIDVELHRRHDLIPNLVETVKGYAAHERAVFDEVTRARAAAAGQGASVAEQAAQENQLTQALGRLFAVAENYPVLRASENFQQLQNELSTTEDRIAAARRFYNANVRSLNTKIETFPTNVIAGMFHFERAEYFEVQDPQVRQAPTVQF from the coding sequence GTGCCTGGTGGAGCCATCGCCGCGATCGTCGTGGGCGTGCTCGTCGTCATCGCCCTGCTGTGGGCCGTCGCGCAGTACAACGCGCTGGTGCGCCTGCGGAACCTGGTGCAGGAGTCGTGGCGTCAGATCGACGTCGAGCTGCACCGCCGGCACGACCTGATCCCGAACCTCGTCGAGACCGTCAAGGGCTACGCCGCGCACGAGCGCGCGGTGTTCGACGAGGTCACGCGCGCGCGAGCCGCCGCTGCGGGGCAGGGCGCGTCCGTCGCGGAGCAGGCCGCGCAGGAGAACCAGCTGACGCAGGCCCTGGGCCGCCTGTTCGCGGTCGCCGAGAACTACCCGGTGCTGCGCGCGAGCGAGAACTTCCAGCAGCTCCAGAACGAGCTGTCGACGACCGAGGACCGGATCGCCGCCGCGCGCCGCTTCTACAACGCGAACGTGCGCAGCCTCAACACCAAGATCGAGACGTTCCCGACGAACGTCATCGCGGGCATGTTCCACTTCGAGCGCGCGGAGTACTTCGAGGTGCAGGACCCGCAGGTCCGCCAGGCACCCACGGTCCAGTTCTGA
- a CDS encoding DUF3137 domain-containing protein, whose protein sequence is MSSSGAVFGAGFDVAWILGIGAALMILMVVWSTISHRKHQAALDAWLTTRGWTRQPDDRSLVSRWRGSPFGTGDNRKVCDTVAGRFQQHELMSFVYSYETSSTDSDGKRSTTTHTFHVVTLQLPAFLPDLEVTPESVGSRLATAFGKTDLDVESAEFNKRYAVRATDLAVGHAILHPRLVERLLRENRVAWRIEGTTLLTWAPGRTDLQRFDARIALLAAIADAVPRHVWLDHGHDPLAR, encoded by the coding sequence GTGTCTAGCTCGGGTGCGGTCTTCGGGGCCGGGTTCGACGTCGCGTGGATCCTGGGCATCGGCGCCGCGTTGATGATCCTGATGGTGGTCTGGTCGACCATCTCGCACCGCAAGCACCAGGCGGCGCTCGACGCGTGGCTCACCACCCGGGGCTGGACCCGGCAGCCCGACGACCGCTCGCTCGTGAGCCGGTGGCGCGGGTCCCCGTTCGGTACGGGCGACAACCGCAAGGTCTGCGACACCGTCGCGGGTCGGTTCCAGCAGCACGAGCTGATGTCGTTCGTGTACTCGTACGAGACGTCGAGCACCGACTCGGACGGCAAGCGCAGCACGACGACGCACACGTTCCACGTGGTCACGTTGCAGCTGCCCGCGTTCCTGCCGGACCTCGAGGTGACGCCCGAGTCGGTCGGCTCGCGCCTGGCCACCGCGTTCGGCAAGACGGACCTGGACGTCGAGTCCGCCGAGTTCAACAAGCGCTACGCCGTGCGGGCGACCGACCTGGCGGTCGGGCACGCCATCCTCCACCCGCGGCTCGTCGAGCGCCTGCTGCGGGAGAACCGGGTCGCGTGGCGCATCGAGGGCACGACGCTGCTCACGTGGGCGCCCGGCCGCACGGACCTGCAACGGTTCGACGCGCGGATCGCGCTGCTCGCCGCGATCGCCGACGCCGTCCCGCGTCATGTCTGGCTGGACCACGGGCACGACCCGCTGGCCCGCTAG
- the pyrE gene encoding orotate phosphoribosyltransferase: protein MTDATLAASPRDQLLTLIKDLAVVHGKVTLSSGREADYYVDLRRVTLHHRAAPLIGHLMLDLLEEVGLGTAEVDAVGGLTLGADPVATSVLHAAASRGQDVDAFVVRKAGKAHGLQRRIEGPDVTGRRVVVLEDTSTTGGSAITAVEAVREAGGEVAGVAVIVDRGTGAREAIEALGVPYHFLFDLADLGLA, encoded by the coding sequence GTGACCGACGCCACCCTCGCCGCCAGCCCTCGGGACCAGCTCCTCACCCTCATCAAGGACCTCGCCGTCGTGCACGGCAAGGTCACGCTCTCCTCGGGCCGCGAGGCCGACTACTACGTCGACCTGCGCCGCGTCACGCTGCACCACCGCGCGGCGCCGCTCATCGGCCACCTCATGCTCGACCTGCTCGAGGAGGTGGGTCTCGGCACCGCCGAGGTCGACGCGGTCGGCGGGCTGACGCTCGGCGCGGACCCGGTCGCCACGTCGGTGCTGCACGCGGCCGCGAGCCGCGGGCAGGACGTCGACGCGTTCGTCGTCCGCAAGGCCGGCAAGGCCCACGGCCTACAGCGCCGCATCGAGGGGCCGGACGTCACGGGACGGCGCGTCGTCGTGCTCGAGGACACCTCGACGACGGGCGGCTCCGCGATCACCGCGGTCGAGGCCGTGCGCGAGGCGGGCGGCGAGGTCGCGGGCGTCGCGGTCATCGTCGACCGTGGCACCGGTGCCCGCGAGGCGATCGAGGCCCTCGGCGTCCCGTACCACTTCCTCTTCGACCTGGCCGACCTCGGCCTGGCCTGA
- a CDS encoding SDR family NAD(P)-dependent oxidoreductase, with protein sequence MGTALVTGASAGLGLEFAWQLATARHDLVLVARDEARLTRLAHQLEAGAGVRAEVLVADLSDRAQVERVADRLRDDERPVGLLVNNAGLGLNQRFVGGDLEREERALDLMVRTPLVLSHAAADAMVRRGRGAILNVASVAALLASGTYSAHKAWVRSFTEGLAVELKGTGVTATALCPGFVRTEFHERGAIDVSAYPDFAWLDAEDVVARALADVRRGVVISTPSLRYRSVSAAARLAPRSAIRAVGRYRKALESPGATASSEADAEPVDDAR encoded by the coding sequence GTGGGAACCGCACTCGTCACCGGCGCGTCCGCCGGCCTGGGCCTGGAGTTCGCGTGGCAGCTCGCGACGGCCAGGCACGACCTCGTCCTCGTCGCACGCGACGAGGCCCGCCTCACGCGCCTCGCGCACCAGCTCGAGGCGGGCGCCGGCGTGCGCGCCGAGGTGCTCGTCGCGGACCTGTCCGACCGGGCGCAGGTGGAGCGCGTCGCGGACCGGCTGCGCGACGACGAGCGCCCGGTGGGGCTGCTGGTGAACAACGCGGGCCTCGGGCTCAACCAGCGCTTCGTCGGCGGCGACCTCGAGCGCGAGGAGCGCGCGCTGGACCTCATGGTCCGCACGCCGCTCGTCCTGTCGCACGCCGCGGCGGACGCCATGGTCCGACGAGGGCGCGGGGCGATCCTCAACGTCGCGTCGGTCGCGGCGCTGCTCGCGTCGGGCACGTACTCCGCGCACAAGGCGTGGGTCCGCTCGTTCACCGAGGGACTCGCGGTCGAGCTCAAGGGCACGGGCGTCACCGCGACCGCGCTGTGCCCCGGGTTCGTGCGCACCGAGTTCCACGAGCGCGGTGCGATCGACGTGTCCGCCTACCCGGACTTCGCGTGGCTCGACGCCGAGGACGTCGTCGCGCGCGCGCTCGCGGACGTGCGGCGCGGGGTCGTCATCTCCACGCCCAGCCTGCGCTACCGCTCGGTCTCCGCCGCGGCCCGGCTGGCCCCGCGCAGTGCGATCCGCGCGGTCGGTCGCTACCGCAAGGCCCTCGAGTCGCCGGGGGCGACGGCCTCCTCCGAGGCTGACGCCGAGCCTGTGGACGACGCCCGCTGA